In a single window of the Vibrio celticus genome:
- a CDS encoding LysR family transcriptional regulator, with the protein MNKLYRYFLMVAHTGSIKGAAEKLNISQPSLTAAIKKLESDIGVAIFIRKSKGVELTEYGVLFREFAQEQQEKHLSLMHRFTDMQQRQLGKLKLGTGEAWWEQFVCKAVEEYKQQEQMGSLHLEFGNNLSLMHHLVQGDIDLFVGHEIYGLHERCKVTFYPLFQDKEAVFVRDGHPLLTKKNLDVSLLRRDMLDYPILQVTPDHSRHNSVLSDHVNSQSGGRDAEVVGRDVYDVDSLFASLDMLRMSDAVMPYSHKMCDWMKKRGFETLLIDDSKRGNVGLYAKQGARDKKIEAFIEIIKQRSY; encoded by the coding sequence ATGAATAAGCTATATCGATATTTTCTGATGGTTGCGCATACCGGTAGCATTAAAGGTGCTGCAGAAAAACTGAATATAAGCCAGCCTTCCTTGACTGCTGCAATTAAGAAATTAGAGAGTGATATTGGTGTTGCTATTTTTATTCGGAAGTCAAAAGGCGTTGAACTTACCGAGTATGGGGTGCTGTTTCGGGAGTTTGCGCAAGAGCAGCAAGAAAAGCATCTGTCGCTAATGCACCGTTTTACCGATATGCAGCAGCGCCAATTAGGTAAATTGAAGCTCGGCACAGGCGAAGCTTGGTGGGAACAATTTGTCTGTAAGGCTGTTGAAGAGTACAAACAACAAGAACAAATGGGTTCGCTACATCTAGAGTTCGGAAATAATTTATCTTTGATGCATCACTTAGTTCAAGGGGATATAGATCTGTTTGTTGGCCATGAAATTTATGGGTTGCATGAGCGATGTAAAGTGACTTTCTACCCACTATTTCAAGACAAAGAAGCTGTGTTTGTTCGAGATGGTCATCCATTGTTAACAAAAAAAAATCTCGATGTCAGCTTGTTAAGGCGTGATATGTTGGATTATCCAATACTCCAAGTGACTCCCGATCACTCGAGACATAACTCCGTACTTTCTGATCACGTAAATTCACAATCTGGTGGGCGTGATGCCGAGGTAGTAGGGCGAGATGTTTATGATGTTGATTCTCTTTTTGCGAGCTTAGATATGTTAAGAATGTCAGATGCTGTGATGCCATACAGTCATAAAATGTGTGATTGGATGAAAAAAAGAGGCTTTGAAACTTTATTGATTGATGATTCTAAGCGAGGGAATGTTGGTCTTTACGCGAAGCAGGGAGCGAGGGACAAAAAGATTGAAGCATTTATCGAGATCATTAAACAACGCTCTTATTAG